From the Sporocytophaga myxococcoides DSM 11118 genome, one window contains:
- a CDS encoding response regulator: MKDVNIFIVDDDKMQCELLKDYLLKNHNYRIDIFNTGEDCLNNLDKDPEIIFLDYTLSTENKNAKNGMEILRAIKNRLPSAEVVMFTAQDKIEIAIDTLTHGAFDYIIKNESAFHRADNVVKNILKKHKLEKDNKFYKRLLLVFGIIIGIVTVVAFTLYQTGHITDNVGPQF; this comes from the coding sequence ATGAAAGATGTGAATATTTTTATCGTAGATGATGATAAAATGCAGTGTGAACTTCTGAAGGATTATCTATTAAAAAATCATAACTATAGAATTGATATTTTCAATACCGGAGAAGATTGTCTGAATAACCTGGATAAAGATCCGGAAATCATTTTCCTGGATTATACTTTAAGTACAGAAAATAAGAATGCCAAAAATGGTATGGAGATTCTTAGAGCTATCAAAAACAGACTTCCTTCTGCTGAAGTAGTAATGTTTACAGCTCAGGACAAAATTGAAATAGCAATAGACACGTTGACACACGGAGCCTTTGATTATATTATTAAAAATGAAAGTGCCTTTCACAGAGCGGACAACGTAGTAAAAAATATCCTTAAAAAACACAAGCTGGAGAAAGACAATAAGTTTTATAAAAGACTTCTCCTGGTATTCGGAATCATCATTGGAATTGTAACGGTAGTCGCCTTTACTCTTTACCAAACCGGACATATTACAGACAACGTTGGTCCACAATTTTAA
- a CDS encoding ATP-binding protein encodes MKWNLNKNISLGFCIVFIVLNATGIFSYYSLHSFRDVRRNEVKARKSQVSLENIQFYIRDIETGQQGYVISGDSTYLESYNQARLLVTEEIASFSENYKNQKRLEELNDLMNRKVQLAEHTIRLKNEKGQKEAIAVLKSGASRDLLAQLHNLIVKIKTEEIDKYDLQSDEVDSKSGYALIFIIIGNVIALSFLAWVLVLLNSDIGKRIRTEIVLNRFIVKAEQAKKREEQFLANMSHEIRTPMNAIIGMTNLILNTPLAPKQESYLKAIRQSSDNLMVIINEILDFSKINAGKIEFEKINFNLSDIFYGLYNTFKIKTDEKEIKLTPIIDESLPDTIIGDPGKLNQVLVNLVGNSVKFTEKGSIDMYCRLIEQKGNDLLIEFSVQDTGIGIPQNKLATIFEDFAQAARDTSRKFGGTGLGLSISKKIVELQGGSITVESKLGEGTTFSFRIWYKAGTEKVERNEKPIQTRVQELHGIKILLVEDNEFNQVVAVDTLKSLIKNLTIDVASNGKVAIEMLKDKSKHYDIILMDVQMPEMNGYETTKYIRKNSALGYSDVPVIAMTASATKPEIDSCFDSGMTDFISKPFDADILLIKISTLINKEKVIELTKDNKEVSGSLMSEGMADLSFLRGMTSNNKDQMLKYINMFLDSVPGDWQKLKEKAAENNWKEVGLIAHALKPRVKYMGIKVGSDIVQQIEHQSVEQIDLEIMQELIAKFDSILYLTYQQLETEKQTLY; translated from the coding sequence ATGAAATGGAATCTCAATAAGAATATAAGTTTAGGGTTCTGTATTGTCTTCATAGTACTTAACGCAACTGGAATTTTCTCCTATTACAGCCTTCATAGTTTTCGTGATGTAAGAAGAAATGAGGTGAAAGCCCGGAAAAGTCAGGTGTCACTGGAAAATATTCAGTTTTACATCAGAGACATTGAAACCGGTCAGCAAGGTTATGTCATAAGCGGTGACAGCACTTATCTGGAGTCTTATAACCAGGCACGCTTACTTGTTACAGAAGAAATCGCATCATTTTCTGAAAACTATAAGAATCAGAAAAGGCTTGAAGAATTGAATGATCTGATGAACCGGAAGGTTCAACTTGCTGAGCATACCATTCGTTTGAAAAATGAGAAAGGGCAGAAAGAAGCAATAGCCGTCCTTAAATCAGGAGCAAGCAGAGATTTGCTGGCTCAATTGCATAACTTAATTGTAAAGATAAAGACAGAAGAAATAGATAAATATGATCTGCAATCGGATGAAGTCGATTCAAAGTCTGGATATGCATTGATATTTATTATTATCGGAAATGTGATCGCTCTGTCTTTTCTGGCCTGGGTACTGGTCTTGCTTAACAGTGATATAGGAAAAAGGATAAGGACAGAAATTGTATTGAACAGATTTATTGTAAAAGCGGAACAGGCGAAGAAAAGAGAAGAGCAATTTCTTGCCAATATGAGTCATGAAATAAGGACGCCAATGAATGCAATCATTGGGATGACCAATCTGATTCTTAATACTCCTCTCGCACCCAAGCAAGAAAGCTATCTTAAAGCAATCCGTCAGTCGTCTGACAACCTGATGGTCATTATCAATGAAATTCTGGATTTTTCAAAAATCAATGCAGGGAAAATTGAATTCGAAAAAATCAACTTTAACCTTTCTGATATTTTTTACGGCCTTTATAACACTTTTAAAATAAAGACTGATGAGAAAGAAATTAAACTGACACCAATTATAGATGAAAGTCTTCCTGATACGATAATAGGTGATCCTGGCAAGTTGAATCAGGTATTGGTAAATCTGGTAGGTAATTCTGTCAAGTTTACAGAAAAAGGAAGCATAGATATGTACTGCAGGCTGATAGAACAAAAAGGAAATGATTTGTTAATTGAATTCTCCGTTCAGGATACCGGTATCGGCATACCGCAAAATAAGCTGGCTACTATATTTGAAGACTTTGCTCAGGCAGCAAGAGATACGTCAAGAAAGTTTGGTGGCACTGGCCTCGGACTTAGCATATCAAAGAAGATCGTTGAACTTCAAGGGGGCTCTATTACTGTGGAAAGCAAGCTTGGAGAAGGCACTACCTTTTCTTTCAGAATATGGTATAAAGCCGGAACTGAAAAAGTGGAGAGAAACGAAAAGCCAATTCAGACAAGAGTTCAGGAGCTTCATGGTATAAAAATTCTCCTTGTTGAAGACAATGAGTTTAATCAGGTAGTGGCAGTTGATACCTTGAAATCCTTGATAAAGAATCTTACCATAGATGTGGCTTCAAACGGAAAAGTTGCAATTGAAATGCTGAAAGATAAAAGCAAGCACTATGATATAATCCTCATGGATGTTCAAATGCCTGAAATGAATGGTTACGAAACAACGAAGTACATTCGTAAGAACAGTGCTCTTGGGTATTCGGATGTTCCTGTCATAGCGATGACAGCAAGCGCTACCAAACCAGAGATAGACAGTTGTTTTGATTCCGGAATGACAGACTTTATTTCGAAGCCTTTTGATGCAGATATTTTATTGATTAAAATTTCAACATTAATTAATAAAGAGAAGGTAATTGAACTTACCAAAGATAACAAAGAAGTTTCAGGCAGCCTGATGAGTGAGGGCATGGCTGATCTCAGTTTTCTCAGAGGCATGACATCCAACAATAAGGATCAGATGCTGAAATACATCAATATGTTTCTTGATTCCGTTCCTGGAGACTGGCAAAAGCTCAAAGAGAAAGCCGCTGAAAACAACTGGAAAGAAGTTGGTCTGATTGCCCATGCGCTGAAACCAAGAGTAAAATATATGGGTATAAAGGTAGGAAGTGATATTGTTCAACAGATTGAACATCAGTCTGTAGAGCAAATTGATCTGGAAATAATGCAAGAACTAATTGCAAAATTCGATTCTATTTTGTATTTAACGTACCAACAACTGGAAACAGAAAAACAAACTTTATATTAA
- a CDS encoding VOC family protein, translated as MQPEISLLVLKTRQLQLLIDFYSTLGLFFQEEKHGNGPIHFSCSIGKFVLEIYPLPKSIEIADNTTRLGFSVNNLDEVIKKLRDTNFQIISEPANNEWGYSAIAKDPDGRVVELTGR; from the coding sequence ATGCAACCTGAAATATCTTTACTTGTGCTGAAAACCAGACAGCTTCAGCTGTTAATAGATTTTTATTCTACTCTTGGCTTGTTTTTTCAGGAAGAAAAACATGGAAATGGGCCTATTCATTTTTCATGTTCAATCGGAAAATTTGTGCTGGAAATTTATCCTTTGCCTAAGTCTATTGAGATCGCTGATAACACTACCAGGCTTGGATTTTCTGTAAATAATCTTGACGAGGTCATAAAGAAGTTAAGAGATACTAATTTTCAAATTATATCTGAACCTGCCAATAATGAATGGGGATATTCTGCTATTGCAAAGGATCCGGATGGAAGAGTTGTAGAATTAACTGGTAGGTAA
- a CDS encoding ArsR/SmtB family transcription factor: MKQQAIDPFYALSDPSRRYILQLLSKDSLSINALAENFEMSRPAVSKHIKILNSAGFISIEDIGRERYCVLNQEGFAEVQEWIEFFDIFWKKKLRKLEALLNEKAKKK; encoded by the coding sequence ATGAAACAGCAAGCCATAGATCCATTTTATGCTTTGTCTGATCCCAGCAGAAGATATATACTTCAACTGCTTTCAAAAGACAGTTTATCTATCAATGCCCTTGCGGAAAATTTTGAGATGAGCAGGCCTGCTGTATCTAAGCATATTAAAATATTGAATTCAGCCGGGTTTATTTCGATTGAAGATATTGGCAGAGAAAGATATTGCGTGCTTAATCAGGAGGGGTTTGCTGAAGTGCAGGAGTGGATTGAGTTCTTTGACATTTTCTGGAAAAAGAAATTAAGAAAACTCGAGGCACTCTTGAATGAAAAAGCAAAAAAGAAATGA
- a CDS encoding SRPBCC family protein, translated as MQKDIRHQWFFNHSPETVWKFLTDPELIAQWLMENDFKPVVGHKFQFTTKPKVKVKFDGIVYCEVLEVKPYTNLSYSWKGGSKGQITLDSVVTWTLTPRDGGTDLVLEHKGFKGMKNYLAYFFMNIGWKAKVMKRFSLLIDSNQK; from the coding sequence ATGCAAAAAGATATCAGGCATCAGTGGTTTTTTAATCATTCACCGGAAACAGTATGGAAATTCCTTACAGACCCGGAGTTAATTGCTCAATGGTTAATGGAGAACGACTTTAAGCCAGTGGTTGGTCATAAGTTTCAGTTTACCACCAAACCAAAAGTAAAGGTCAAATTTGACGGAATTGTATATTGTGAAGTATTAGAGGTGAAACCGTATACAAATCTTTCCTATTCCTGGAAGGGAGGTTCCAAAGGACAAATTACCTTGGACTCTGTCGTTACCTGGACCTTAACACCAAGAGACGGTGGAACCGATTTGGTTCTTGAGCACAAAGGTTTTAAAGGAATGAAAAATTATCTGGCTTATTTCTTTATGAATATCGGCTGGAAAGCAAAAGTGATGAAAAGGTTTTCATTATTAATTGATTCAAATCAGAAATGA
- a CDS encoding MBL fold metallo-hydrolase, protein MNVDKSIRIVLLYMMVSFLMTTCNGRINTSKYPEITRVQQSIKEENGLVKFSVIQTGRAKTQEAFVYAGGNIFRKCEISHVAVWVKHPNGDFLFDTGLGDSIDGQFDEMSFLHKQLFKYHKEYSVKYQLIREGIDPAVIKTIVLSHLHWDHCSGIKDFPGADVYTTEEELTFARTKDAHAPAFLKSQYDGDEVSWKYLSFTNSSYESFDQSCDYFGDGSVVFVKLGGHTKGSVGMFINQSGKRYFFSGDITWNIEGFKRPSRKHFIPSSLVDADMNHLDRVIVNIHQLMKADSSLIVIPAHDYSAQKELKHFPDFQ, encoded by the coding sequence ATGAACGTAGATAAATCAATAAGGATTGTGTTGTTATATATGATGGTTTCATTTTTAATGACAACTTGCAACGGAAGGATTAATACATCAAAGTACCCGGAAATTACAAGAGTCCAACAAAGTATAAAAGAAGAAAACGGCTTGGTTAAATTTTCGGTGATACAAACAGGCCGAGCTAAGACACAGGAGGCGTTTGTTTATGCCGGAGGAAATATCTTCAGAAAGTGTGAAATCTCTCATGTTGCAGTCTGGGTAAAACATCCTAACGGTGATTTTTTATTTGATACAGGTCTTGGAGATAGTATAGATGGGCAATTTGATGAAATGTCATTTTTACATAAGCAACTGTTCAAATATCATAAAGAATACTCAGTAAAGTATCAGCTTATCCGTGAGGGAATAGATCCTGCAGTTATAAAGACAATTGTTTTGTCTCATCTTCATTGGGATCATTGTAGTGGCATTAAAGATTTTCCTGGAGCCGATGTCTATACAACAGAAGAAGAATTGACTTTTGCCAGAACAAAAGATGCTCATGCCCCAGCATTTTTAAAATCTCAATATGATGGAGATGAAGTAAGCTGGAAGTATCTAAGTTTCACTAATTCAAGCTATGAATCTTTTGATCAGTCCTGTGATTATTTCGGAGACGGAAGCGTAGTTTTTGTGAAGTTAGGAGGGCATACCAAAGGTTCGGTTGGTATGTTTATTAATCAGTCTGGAAAGAGGTATTTTTTTTCCGGAGATATTACATGGAATATTGAAGGCTTTAAAAGACCAAGCCGCAAGCATTTTATCCCTTCTTCTTTGGTAGATGCAGATATGAATCACTTAGACCGCGTTATTGTGAACATTCATCAACTAATGAAGGCAGATTCATCTCTTATTGTAATTCCTGCTCATGATTATTCAGCTCAAAAGGAGTTAAAGCATTTTCCTGATTTTCAATAA
- a CDS encoding Crp/Fnr family transcriptional regulator gives MDILKNTLSSFLQLNAEEWSAFENALKVESHKENTVLVNEGSIASKIYFVQQGILRTYFLKKGKEISTYFACDNQFVTAYSSFISQKPSFEYLQVLEDSVLYSMTAHKVTELSQAYPKIERLFRIYAEQSYLCVLERTILMQSKTAKERYLDFIEKYDKKIVCRVAQNQIASYLGIEPESLSRIRKKLSLS, from the coding sequence ATGGATATTTTAAAAAATACGTTAAGTAGTTTTCTTCAATTAAATGCTGAGGAGTGGAGTGCCTTTGAAAATGCATTGAAAGTTGAAAGTCATAAAGAAAATACAGTATTAGTAAATGAGGGCTCCATAGCTTCAAAGATATATTTCGTGCAGCAAGGAATATTAAGAACTTATTTCTTAAAGAAAGGAAAAGAAATCAGTACATATTTTGCCTGTGACAATCAGTTTGTAACTGCCTATTCAAGTTTTATAAGTCAAAAGCCTTCCTTTGAGTATCTCCAGGTGCTGGAAGACAGTGTACTTTATTCTATGACTGCTCACAAGGTGACTGAGCTTTCACAAGCATATCCTAAAATTGAAAGACTGTTCAGAATTTATGCAGAACAATCCTATTTGTGTGTTTTAGAAAGAACCATTCTGATGCAGTCAAAAACAGCAAAAGAACGCTATCTTGATTTTATTGAGAAGTATGATAAAAAAATAGTTTGTAGAGTAGCTCAAAATCAAATTGCAAGTTATCTGGGTATAGAGCCGGAATCCTTAAGCAGAATAAGGAAGAAACTATCGCTTTCTTAA
- a CDS encoding DoxX family protein, with the protein MKPLIVLFAVFVISIAAIKLINGVTDIPLAGRIAMAAMLSFTAIGHFAFTKGMSMMLPDFVPFKTETIYLTGLIEIAAAIGLLIPSLKHITGWLLIVFFLLLLPANIYAAIKHVDYQKGTLEGPGITYLWFRLPLQLLFILWTYLSAIRF; encoded by the coding sequence ATGAAACCTCTTATTGTATTGTTTGCTGTCTTTGTAATATCCATTGCCGCAATAAAACTGATTAACGGAGTTACAGATATTCCGCTAGCGGGAAGAATAGCTATGGCTGCAATGTTGTCCTTTACAGCCATTGGACACTTTGCCTTTACTAAGGGGATGTCTATGATGCTTCCGGATTTTGTTCCCTTTAAAACGGAAACAATTTACCTTACAGGATTGATTGAGATTGCTGCGGCTATAGGATTACTGATTCCGAGTTTAAAGCATATAACCGGATGGTTGCTGATAGTATTTTTTCTTTTATTGCTTCCTGCGAATATTTATGCTGCTATTAAGCATGTAGATTATCAAAAAGGGACATTGGAAGGCCCTGGCATAACTTATTTATGGTTCAGGCTTCCACTTCAGCTACTGTTCATATTATGGACTTATCTCAGCGCTATTCGTTTCTGA
- a CDS encoding Crp/Fnr family transcriptional regulator, with amino-acid sequence MDLIRNLFEKTVALSDKEWEKFSSKLSQQEFPSKTVLLETGQTENYLSFVEKGIIRFYIPKEDKDLTFSFSFDNSFVSAYDSFLSRIPSSYRVETITETILWRLTYQDLQTIYSETEVGNKIGRLASEDLFQKKAKRELSFFNDSPEERYLKLFTEQPHLIKLIPLKYIASYIGITPQALSRIRKRIS; translated from the coding sequence ATGGACCTTATCAGAAATCTGTTTGAAAAGACCGTAGCGCTTAGTGACAAGGAATGGGAGAAATTTTCCTCCAAACTGTCGCAACAGGAGTTTCCATCAAAAACTGTGCTATTAGAGACTGGGCAGACAGAAAACTATTTGTCGTTTGTTGAAAAAGGAATCATCAGATTTTATATTCCAAAAGAAGATAAAGATTTGACCTTTTCATTTTCCTTTGATAATAGTTTTGTGAGTGCCTACGATTCATTCTTGTCCCGAATTCCATCTTCATATAGGGTAGAAACAATAACCGAAACAATCCTTTGGCGCTTGACTTATCAGGATCTCCAGACCATATATTCAGAGACGGAAGTCGGAAATAAAATCGGAAGGTTAGCGAGTGAAGATTTATTCCAGAAAAAGGCCAAAAGAGAACTTTCTTTTTTTAACGATTCTCCTGAAGAACGATATTTGAAATTGTTTACAGAACAGCCTCATTTAATCAAACTGATTCCATTAAAATACATTGCATCCTATATTGGTATCACCCCTCAGGCACTCAGCAGAATTAGAAAACGCATTTCTTAA
- a CDS encoding GNAT family N-acetyltransferase translates to MDEKYKNKERAVKGTNIIFKSLGKNDPIPYELLLLADPSKDLVDEYVKLSDIFIAMQNEETLGIIVLFPLTNEAVEIKNIAVKPEFQGQGIGSYLIKNVIKAASLNNQKSICIGTANSSVGQLYLYQKLGFEITEIRKNFFTENYSEPIYENGIQAKHMIVLTRELETN, encoded by the coding sequence ATGGATGAAAAATACAAAAACAAAGAACGGGCAGTTAAGGGCACAAACATAATATTCAAAAGTCTTGGCAAAAACGATCCAATTCCATACGAACTATTATTGTTAGCCGATCCGTCAAAAGACTTGGTTGACGAATATGTAAAGCTATCCGACATATTTATTGCAATGCAGAATGAAGAAACGCTTGGAATTATAGTATTGTTTCCATTGACTAATGAAGCGGTTGAAATCAAAAACATAGCTGTAAAACCAGAATTTCAAGGACAAGGAATTGGTAGTTATCTTATCAAAAATGTGATCAAAGCAGCTTCTCTTAATAATCAAAAAAGCATTTGTATCGGCACTGCAAATTCAAGCGTCGGACAACTTTATTTGTATCAGAAACTTGGTTTTGAAATAACAGAAATAAGAAAGAATTTTTTTACAGAAAACTATTCCGAACCGATTTATGAAAATGGTATACAAGCGAAGCATATGATAGTCTTGACAAGGGAACTAGAAACTAACTAA
- a CDS encoding type 1 glutamine amidotransferase domain-containing protein, which yields MNNKAHGIIAGVLMILLIFSNHQTKAQLNNSGKMKTKILFVVTSHDKKGNTGKPTGFYLSEVAHPWEILHDAGYEIDFVSPKGGKPPVDGFDLEDPINKKFWENTEYKYKLEHTMKPSEVDPEKYLAIFYAGGHGTMWDFADNTELAKIAANIYEQNGVVSAVCHGPAGLVNIKLSNGKYLVDGKKINAFTNEEENAVGLSEVVPFLLEQKLKERGAKFEKSGLWQIHVVSDQRVVTGQNPASATEVGKAILVEIQKLKVLQATESK from the coding sequence ATGAATAACAAAGCACATGGAATTATAGCAGGAGTTTTAATGATCCTCCTTATTTTTTCTAATCATCAAACAAAAGCTCAACTTAACAATTCTGGAAAAATGAAGACAAAAATTCTATTTGTGGTAACAAGCCATGACAAAAAAGGAAATACAGGCAAACCTACAGGGTTCTATCTTAGTGAAGTCGCACACCCTTGGGAAATATTGCATGATGCCGGTTATGAAATTGATTTTGTAAGTCCAAAAGGAGGAAAGCCTCCTGTAGATGGCTTTGATCTTGAAGATCCGATCAATAAAAAATTCTGGGAAAATACAGAGTACAAGTATAAGCTAGAACATACAATGAAGCCCTCAGAAGTGGATCCGGAGAAATACCTCGCTATATTTTATGCCGGAGGCCATGGTACAATGTGGGATTTTGCAGATAATACTGAGCTGGCTAAAATTGCTGCTAATATTTATGAGCAGAATGGTGTGGTAAGTGCTGTTTGCCATGGTCCAGCAGGTTTGGTTAATATTAAACTTAGTAATGGGAAATACCTTGTAGATGGCAAGAAGATAAATGCATTTACCAATGAGGAAGAAAATGCTGTTGGATTAAGTGAAGTAGTTCCGTTTCTTCTTGAACAAAAATTAAAAGAAAGAGGAGCAAAGTTTGAAAAGTCAGGCCTTTGGCAAATACATGTAGTTTCGGATCAGAGGGTAGTGACAGGGCAAAATCCTGCCTCAGCAACAGAAGTAGGGAAAGCAATTTTAGTAGAAATACAAAAGCTAAAAGTTTTGCAGGCAACTGAAAGTAAGTAA
- a CDS encoding Crp/Fnr family transcriptional regulator, giving the protein MYKELRQHFEKIISLTDSEFEYICSHFSVKKLKKHQFLVQEGDLVNNDYFVIKGLLKAYHTDNEGRESIMQFAMEDWWITDYQAYFSQSKATLNIDCIEDIEVLSLSLQNRDKICAEMHKVEHFFRKKSNMGYIALQRRILSLLNSNAKERYDQFVDLYPSLIKRLPKILIASYLGVSRETLSRLSS; this is encoded by the coding sequence ATGTATAAGGAATTAAGACAACATTTTGAGAAAATTATATCTCTGACAGACTCTGAGTTTGAATATATATGTTCTCATTTTTCGGTAAAAAAACTTAAAAAGCATCAGTTCCTTGTCCAGGAGGGAGACCTTGTTAACAATGATTATTTTGTGATAAAAGGTCTTTTGAAAGCTTATCATACTGACAATGAAGGCCGGGAGTCTATCATGCAGTTTGCTATGGAAGACTGGTGGATTACAGATTATCAGGCTTATTTCAGTCAGTCCAAGGCTACACTTAATATTGATTGTATTGAAGATATAGAAGTACTTTCTCTTTCTTTACAAAACAGAGATAAAATATGTGCAGAGATGCACAAGGTTGAGCATTTTTTTAGGAAGAAATCCAACATGGGGTATATTGCTTTGCAGAGAAGAATTCTGTCTTTGCTCAATAGTAACGCTAAAGAACGTTACGACCAGTTTGTGGATTTGTATCCTTCCCTTATTAAACGACTTCCTAAAATCCTTATAGCTTCTTACCTGGGTGTCTCCAGGGAAACGTTGAGCCGTCTTTCTTCATGA
- a CDS encoding nucleoside deaminase encodes MEEKALKFMKMAIELSHLGHRNNKGGPFGAIVVKGDEVVGRGYNQVTSTNDPTAHAEIVAIRDACKNLNNFQLTGCEIYTSCEPCPMCLGAIYWARPDKIYFGNSREDAAAIGFDDSMIYDEMKKLIVERKIPIMQIGQEHAIKVFHEWKAKGDKTEY; translated from the coding sequence ATGGAAGAGAAAGCATTAAAATTTATGAAGATGGCCATTGAGCTTTCTCATTTGGGACACAGAAATAACAAAGGTGGTCCGTTTGGTGCTATTGTAGTCAAAGGTGATGAAGTAGTTGGTAGAGGTTATAATCAGGTTACATCAACAAATGATCCTACAGCACATGCAGAGATAGTTGCCATCAGAGATGCCTGCAAGAATCTGAATAATTTTCAACTTACAGGGTGCGAGATATATACCAGCTGTGAACCTTGCCCGATGTGTCTTGGGGCTATATATTGGGCCAGGCCGGATAAAATATACTTTGGAAATTCACGTGAAGATGCGGCTGCAATTGGTTTTGACGATTCAATGATTTATGATGAGATGAAAAAATTAATAGTGGAAAGAAAAATCCCCATTATGCAGATCGGACAGGAACACGCCATCAAAGTATTTCATGAATGGAAAGCAAAAGGAGATAAAACTGAATATTAG